GATCCATACATCCTTCTTGGATCAATCGGTTTTGATCAAAAGAATTTTGATGAAGCTGAGACATGGTTTCAAAAGGCCCTTGATTTGGATTCTTTTTATCAGATAAAAGTCTATTATACTCTGGCTCTTTGCCAGTTTGAAAATTATCAATTCACAAGAGCAAAATTAAATCTGGAGAAATTTTTGGAGTTGGAAAAATCAAACAAAGATTTGATTCAAAAGGCAGTTCATGTCTTACCAACATACCGCTTTGCGGATTCTGTCTATCGGATCACATTGGATATTAAATTGGAGGCGATTGCATCTATCAACACTGAGCAATCGGAATATTTACCAAGCATTACGGCAGACGGCAGGACCATGCTTTTTACAAGACGGATCGGAATAAAAAATGAGGATCTCTATTTGACGAATCTCGATGAAAATGGCAACTGGAGCGAACCAAAGGCTCTAACAGAAATAAATTCTCCATACAATGAAGGTGCACCCACTATTTCACCCGACGGAAACGCTATCCTATTTACAAGTTGTAACAGGCCAGAAAGCTTTGGAGGTTGTGATTTATTTATTAGCCATTTTAAAAAGGGAAATTGGACAAGACCGGTCAATTTGGGAGACAAGATCAATACACCTGCTTATGAATCACAACCCTGTTTAGCCCATAACGGAAAATGGCTCATTTTTACCAGCAACAGAAAAGGAACTTTCGGAGGAATGGATTTATGGCAAACAAGTTTTACCGATGAAAAAGGTTGGTCGATTCCAAAGAATCTGGGACCTGTGATCAACACAGTTGGACACGAGTCCTGTCCTTTTCTGCACCCGAATGGTATCACGCTCTTTTTTAGTTCCACCGGCCACACTGGAATGGGTAACAATGATATTTTTTATTCCAATTTGGATTCAAAAGGAAATTGGACAAAACCGGTTAATTTGGGATTTCCAATCAACACCCCACTGGATGAATCTTCATTTATAACAGACTTCACAGGAACCTTGGGATTCATGGCAACGGATAGACTTGCCAACGAAAGGCCAGGATCAAAAAATCAGTTGGATCTTTATACTTTTCAAATGCCACCACATTTGCGACCGATGCCCGCCGAGTATTTATCCATTCAAGTATATGATGCTGCAAGCAATCAAAAGATGGAGGCAAGTGTTACCATTTTCGAGCTAGAGAATTCAAAAACTTATTATAAAAATACATCGAGAACGGACGCCAGTTTGCTGGTCACTGTTCCCATTAAGCAAAAATATGCCATCCACATTGAAAAGGAGGCTTATCAACCCTATTTTGAACACATCAACACCTCTGAAATTCCTGGAAGTTTTTTAAACCCAAGAATTTTAAATATCTATTTAAATCAAGTCAAACAATTGACAAAACCCGTTGTGTTAAAAAATGTATTTTTCGAATTTTCTTCTGCAGAACTAAAACCAGAATCACATTACGAATTGAATCAATTAAAGAATTGGTTGTTGGCCAACCCAGGCCTCAAAATAAAAATCACAGGTCATACAGACAATGAAGGGGAAGATGAATATAATTTTAGATTGTCTTTTGCCAGAGCAGGGGCTGTAAAAAAATATTTATTGTCCATGGGAATCGCAGAAGAAAAAATTGCAGTAGAAGGAATGGGCTCCACCAAGCCGGTGCGAAGCAATGATACTGCAGAGGGAAGAGCACAAAACCGCAGAACAGAATTTGAGATCATTCATAACTGAGCATTATGCCAAAAATTAAAAAACCGAAACAAGTTGTTTTAAATATTCACAGTATTGGTCATAAAGGGCATGCCATCGGAAAGACGGAAGAAGGTATGGTGGCTTTTATCCGGGATGCTGTACCAGGAGACCAAGTTTCTGCTTTGTTGAACAAAAAGAGCAAAGGAGTCTGGCAAGGAAGGATGATTGAAATTATCAAGGCTTCAGAACACCGCACCAACTCCTTTTGCAGTTATTTTGGAATTTGTGGAGGTTGTAGCTGGCAGGAGTTAAACTATGAAGAACAGGCCAAA
This window of the Saprospiraceae bacterium genome carries:
- a CDS encoding PD40 domain-containing protein, encoding MRYQLFTVVLFLFVLKASAQNIYIHNAKKNLKIQYSKALKLYQINEFESSKKAFKKILAKNPKFVDPYILLGSIGFDQKNFDEAETWFQKALDLDSFYQIKVYYTLALCQFENYQFTRAKLNLEKFLELEKSNKDLIQKAVHVLPTYRFADSVYRITLDIKLEAIASINTEQSEYLPSITADGRTMLFTRRIGIKNEDLYLTNLDENGNWSEPKALTEINSPYNEGAPTISPDGNAILFTSCNRPESFGGCDLFISHFKKGNWTRPVNLGDKINTPAYESQPCLAHNGKWLIFTSNRKGTFGGMDLWQTSFTDEKGWSIPKNLGPVINTVGHESCPFLHPNGITLFFSSTGHTGMGNNDIFYSNLDSKGNWTKPVNLGFPINTPLDESSFITDFTGTLGFMATDRLANERPGSKNQLDLYTFQMPPHLRPMPAEYLSIQVYDAASNQKMEASVTIFELENSKTYYKNTSRTDASLLVTVPIKQKYAIHIEKEAYQPYFEHINTSEIPGSFLNPRILNIYLNQVKQLTKPVVLKNVFFEFSSAELKPESHYELNQLKNWLLANPGLKIKITGHTDNEGEDEYNFRLSFARAGAVKKYLLSMGIAEEKIAVEGMGSTKPVRSNDTAEGRAQNRRTEFEIIHN